DNA from Brachionichthys hirsutus isolate HB-005 chromosome 3, CSIRO-AGI_Bhir_v1, whole genome shotgun sequence:
GCTGCTTTAAATCCTTTCAACCCCAAACTGGCGCCACAGTGATGGACTTTCATCAGGTTTTCAATAATAATCAGATTGCATATCATTTCACCCTGATTTTGGATTACAATGTAAACGCTGCAAGGTTTAATCTGGTTTGTTTTAATCGATTCTAATGGGTTGCTGAATCCCaccatgtgtgtttttttattagaGAACCTCAAACTAAAATGCACCACATATACTCGTCCCTTAGTTTACTGCTCGGATGTGTCTTAGATGGGGACACATATGACACCCAGATGCCTGTTAAATAGCGCAGGCGCTCTCAGAATGTGATCGTTCTGATGAAATAAGAAGCAACACAAACGCTTGGCTGCTGGCTCTGCGTTCTTAAAATGCTCTTTACTTGTTAAACAGATGGAATGGGTCACCACTTTCACCATGGTGTCACCAGTCCCACTCCTGCGATCCCATTCCTCTGCACATCAAGCGCCATCAGACAAACAGAGAGCACTGTGAACTGCTGGGCGTATGCATCACCAGACTTGTTTGCTGTCTGACAGATTCCGGGGCAATTATTCATATCCCATAGGTCTGCGACGGGACCAGCCGTTGTGGTTGCAAGTAGGGACGAATGTAAGGAAGTGGTTTTGGTTATTGAGgttgctatttctttttttttcgcTGTGTGGTGCcatttcatggaaaaaaaaaaaaggctgtcaCTGAGCCGTCGGGGCGAACGCCGATAGCACCGGTTTTgacttggaaaaacaaaattccTGACCTCTCAAGGGTTCGATTTCCAGTCATCACCGCAACAAGATCAACAAACCTTTGAGGTTTGAGGACGTAGCATTTCTGTCTTTATGACAACAGTACTGGAGTCTAGAAGTTTCACCAGTTTCATGCCCCTGTTTTCACAAAAGGATCTAGTGCTGCAAGCTCACAGTGATTTCAATGCAACGGGAACGGAGATCACTGGGCGTATAGAAGTGACGGAGGGACATGCAGCGTGTCATTAGTTGCGTCTGGACCACGCACAGATTTGCACACTTACATGCCGCTTTGTTATGCGTTTCTGTAACCCCCTTCATCTTGCCAGCTGTTTTAGTGAATAATAAACCCCCAAACTCAAGCTGCGTATATTACCTTCTGCTAAAACTACATtctctttaacccccccccccccccctccccccactagTTGTTCTACACACCCAAATTGGTATTTGTGCGGCACACACATAATTACACGTTTGGTTGGTAAATCAAGAACTCTGGCGAGCCCTGGGCTCTGAAGGCTTCCCTCAAACTATAGCCTTGGAATAGTTATTAATATCCCCCCACAGACAGCAACAAAATGCTCCGCTTTCAAgccctgtcaaaaaaaaagaaacgttaaAGTAAAGAACACAGAAATGTGACATGGACGCTGTATCACAGAACAGAATCAGAACCAACGTAAACAAAGCAGTCACCGTGTCTAGACTTGATCAAAAACACTGGCATCGTCCAGTAATGTAAGTGGGCTGTTCACTAGTTTGGGAGCAAAGTGAGGAGGTTTACTGGGTTCGCTTATCTTTAACAGTATCCATACTTGAATGTATTGTTTTTGGATCTCTCAGTGGGGATTCGGATGCCAAACATTTATGTGTGCAGACTAAAAGGCAATGATAACACGGAGGAGTCCTCCTACTCACTgctctgcagagacacagagcaaGTACCTGGACACAAACACTGGTGTgtattgtctctctctcttcccctcgtTCGTTCCTTACTTCCACCCCCTCACATCTGGGCTATTGGCAGGCCACGGTTCCTGTGCTTGTGCATTAGCGGGGGAAGTTTTAAAGTTTAAGGATGGGCAGATCACACTTTGAATCTGATCGAGATTTTGAGCCTCTTTTAGTTTCACTGAGCAAAATCTTTGGCTTCAGAAGCCGGGATCATTACTGCAATGCTTCGTTTCTGCTTTTAGTCACAATATTAAGTCAACATTTCAACGCAAATGTCAAAATTATGTCGTGGGAAGTATGCGACTTCTTGCTGTGGGGCAGCAAATTCAGCTTTTGATAAACGACGTGCAAGCAAGTTCAGCATTAAAATCGGTACTGCCAATCTTTGTGTAAATCTAGAAAACTTCAAccaagaaatgtaaatagatttgGTTGAAGCGATCTTTTAAATATGcaattcaaataaaagcagacaCGTGGcattgcagggggggggggggataaaaatcAGTTCAATGTGTTTGATCCTTTTTCTCATAGAATTTTCAAAATGAAGCGTTAATTCACAACCATGTCATACAGATTTGGACAAATGTGTGGGCAGTTACACTCAGTGTTGGGAGGACCTGCGTGGGAGGAAATACGATCAAGTCAAGCTGTTGAGATATTTCCCCCGCAGAAAGGTAGGGCTGCTCTACGGGGAAATCAGAAGACAATTTTAATCTCTCTGGCCATGTTCAGTCTATCTTGCTCTtactgttgcttttttttggaTTGCATTGTATTGCAAGTTCCTCTTGTGATGGATTTCTGCAGGATTTTCAAGATACACATGTGCTCGTTGAAACAAGAAAAAGCTGCTCACACACAAGAACTTTCTGTATTTCAGGAAGTTTCATTAAATCTTCTGCTGCGCCCTGTTATTTGTTCAAGTTTTAACTCTCTTACTTATTAAGTTAATCTGTAGTTCTGTGTAATTGAAAGGTCTTGGAATAGATTTCAGTTCCAATTTCTGTGGGAACATGacagagatatatatatatatatgtgatgCACAACAACAGCCAGGAAGCTTTGAAAGATAAAATATATGTGAATTACAGATTAGCTATACTCCTGGGTGTGCATATAAATTATCTTTTGTTTAAAGCTTTCATTCTGGTCTGCGGTCGTTTGCCAGTCCTGTTTTGGAGCCTTGTGATTCTCTCACTTTACATTTTAACGGTAAAATACTTCAGTGATGCGTGAGCTAAACCAAAAAGCATTGCATTCTATCCAAGaagcttgttttattttattttatattattattattatttttgggcTCTAAACAAAGTTCCATAATTACTGTTTCTGTAAGTTGTATTGTATAGGTTAACTTTTATACCACTTGCACTGCGGATGCGTCAtgttaataaaacaaacagatatGATTATGAGTTTTATAGGCATTCTGAAATCTAGGAACGCTCTGTACAGAATACAGAATACAGTGTACTGTGTATATACCATTAAATGGTCTCAATATTGCCCAGAATTCCAACATTGTGGTAAATTACTTAATACTTTGAATGCATACTCAGCAAGTTTAGAGGCACGTCTCCAGTTTTATAAGTCTGCAGAGCAACCTGCAGTTATTCAAAGACGCAGCGGTGACTGTACTTCTGTGTACAGTAGACGTGTGTCCTAAACATTCACACGTTGATGCTTTAGGTCTTTGTTTAGAGCCAACATGAGCTCAACCCAccgagagaaacacacacatgatgctGTCATGATGCTGTCATGGTCACAGCTCCGCCGGTCGGTCGTCAGCGACGACAAGATGATCGTTTTGGGATTAGTTGCTTGGTGTTTTCACTTTCTGAATTTCCCAGGGAATAACAAGTTTATGGTGCATTTGAAGAAGACTTGTCCCGGCAAGACGCTTCTGTCAGACAGGTTTAGCAGCAGAGGATCAAATACTGAGACAAGCAGCACTCGCAGTTTTACTCCAAACTGAAATACAATCGTAGATACATGAATGAGTATCAGTTAAACTGAGGCTGTTCTATATAATCGAAAACGATCTTCTCAAACGGAAACTCATCAATAGACACTCCACGAGAGACGCGTTGAGgaggaagggggcgggggggggggggggggaggaggtcCCGGCTCGACGTGAACTGTGACGTCACTTATTTAAGGAGTCGGGAATGAAAATCTCCGTATTCCAGGAGACGAATCCCATTCGGGTGTTGCCGTCGAACTGCGGATCCTCAGCGGACTCTGGTCAAGGTATTCACTTATCCTCTCACTTAGATCGCAGCAAACTCAGGAGGAAGGTTTTATTCTGTGCTCTGGTCGAAACCTTTGCAAAAAAAACTTAACCATTCAATTCTGCCCCATCTGTATTTTTGTCCTGTCTTTCAGCGGGTTTACATGTAGAAGTTGACTTTTAAGTTTATTTGCGCTTTCATCCTTGTTCGCAAGCCTCTAACTACCGTCAACATTTAGAAAACTTTCTTTGAATACTTTTGTAATTACTTTTCTACACGAACAGTGTGTGAACAGGAGTTTGCCTGAAATAATCCATCCTGACCCACGTTCATGTGAAAAGAATCTTCTACGGAGCTTCTTGCAGaactgacataaaaaaaaaaaaaacatttttaagatTGGACCTAATACTGTAACTTTTAATGAAGTTAAACATTCATTAAAGCGAAATAAACTCGTGCATTATGACCCTCGAGGTGAATCTCTTCAAACATTGACACGTTTATTGGATTCTTCGCAGGCCTCAGGAATATGATGGAGCTGTTGACGGCTGCCCCGTTCTATGACTTCGGCATCACAGATGCCATTTCCAAAAATGGCTCTTTTTACGGCGACGATGATGAATACGACTATAAGGATGAGCACGCTGAGCTGAGGCAGTCGCTCAACATCATGTCTCTCATTGTCTACTGCCTGGCCTTCGTTCTTGGTGTGCTTGGGAACGGAGTTGTCATCTGGGTGACTGGATTTAAGATGAAGAAAACCGTCAACACAGTCTGGTTCCTCAACCTCGCCGTGGCCGACTTCCTCTTCACTGCCTTCCTGCCTCTGAGTGTGACATACACAGCGATGGATTTCCACTGGCCTTTCGGAAAGTTCATGTGCAAACTGAACAGCACCATAAGCTTCCTGAACATGTTCGCCAGCGTCTACATTCTGGTGGTGATCAGCGTGGAcagatgtgtgtctgtggtgtggCCCGTCTGGGCTCAGAACCACAGAAGTGTAGGCAAGGCGTCCTGCGTGAGTCTGGGTGTCTGGATGCTGGCTCTGGTTCTCAGCGCTCCGTATTTCATCTTCAGGGACACTGGGCCGTCGTACAACAACGAAGACATCATCAACTGTTTCAACAATTTTGCCTTTTCTGACGACTATGAAACACCCTCAGTCAATCAGCTGCGACAGTTTCGCCATCAGGCGATGACCGTCACCCGCTTCCTCCTGGGATTTGTGGTCCCCTTCACTGTCATCGTCTCCTGTTACGCTGTCATAATTCATCGTCTCAGAAGAAATCGCACCCTGGCCAGCCAGTCAAGTCGCCCCTTCAAGATCATCGCTGCTGTCATCACCACCTTTTTCCTGTGCTGGGCTCCATATCATGTCATGGCTCTCATCGAGTTGGTAAATCACATGGCTGCTCATGCAAGTGAAATATTAGACCATATCACCACAATTGGAGTTCCCATAGCAACCAGCCTCGCCTTTCTCAATAGCTGTCTGAACCCACTGTTGTATGTGTTCATGGGTCAAGATTTCAAGGACAAAGTTCGCAAATCCATCCTAAATGTGCTGGAAACTGCTTTCCAGGAGGAGGTGTCCCGCTCTTATACCTACACAAACTCAATGGTCACCAGTCGGAGCAAAGACAAGTCTGTCTCTGATGCTGAAGTGTAAGCTTGTCTATTTCATGAAACCAAAAATACTGTAACTGGCTGTACATAGAAAATGTAATTGTATATAACATTAATCAAACtgcctgcctttttttttttttttacgttataTTCAACAAtaatcatgatgacatcatctcagaATGAATGATTTCACCTGATACAGTGAGTGATTTAATTGGAACTATCTGGTCTACTGTTTTCATCATGGAGCTGTGGACAGGATCCACCTCTGATACGTTTGAAGTTTATTTACATAAACGCTATCAAACTCAGAGATTTTAAAGTgttgaaaaaaggaaaagaagaaggaacCAAACCCACCCATTTTTCAACAAGCATATCTTGAGCAGCTCCTGGTTTTGGTTGCACTTAGATGCATGgttgattattttttaatagGCATGTGACATCATCTGAAAAGTATAATAATAAAGGTTGTTTTACAAAGTTGCCATACACAGTTGGAGTGTGATGTAAACTAATGTACAAAAAAAGACTGAACTAAGTAAATTAACTATCGTATGAATTAATATTGCTGAACCACAGAACAAAGTGATctattgtaatttaatttacCAAATTCTCCTCTACACCAACTCAGTCCAATCAGTCGTTCGATGAAAGAAGTGGCAAACTTAACCCTGTAATAGTGAACACAAAGACCATCTTAGTGTGTGTGGTAATTGAAAGTTAAGCTGTCAGTTATGCTATTTTATAAATTTGTTATTCAGCGTAAGGGTATGTTATTGTAAGCCAAAAAGTAAAGTATTGACTTTCTTAGAACAGCTTAAAGCATTAAATTTGCATAGTATAAATGTACTTGCCTTTGActaatgttgttgttgcatgTTGTTCcatttcatctttcttttctgtgtGTATTGCAGAACTGAAATTAAAGATTATTTTTGTTACCAATTGATctgctaattttattttatttgttcccccccccccccccccccaattaacCAACGTGGAATATTCACATTTACATACTTGTCAGTTTTATGATATTACAACTCACTTATATTACACTGTGATATCATTATGTCAAAGCCAAATACAATTTTAATATGTAGTTATAATAAGTTTATTGTGTATTATGAGAAACAGCATTCACTTCTTTGCTTAGTTTGTTCCTCTGAGCCTTGTTTTTTGGATTGTAAATTTGTTCACTTCTATAGACTTTATAAATGCTGTTCTTGGACCAGCAGAGGGAACTATTTCACATAAATATCTGGTCAGAATCCTAAAAACAGACAATTAGTAAAAACTTACAAAGTATTTTGCAAGTCACTGAAATTaatgatgtaatgtaatgtaagtAATATACTcgttttgttgttatttttgtctttgatttcCCTCATGATTCGTTCTCCTCTTTACAATATGGCGGCAATGATTACGTACGATAAAGGAAATGACGAATGAGATTTTAGCATCGtaggaggctccgcctccaggaaAGACACCCCTTCATGTCCTACTACGGTGAAGGCATGACCCCTCCCAGTGTGCCTCTGGTTGGCTGTTGCTTCTTGCCGATTTGGTTGAGTTGTTTAAATTTAGCCATGAGGGGTAATGATTGGTAAGAATGATTTCACTTATATCAGtataagccaatcagaggcagaagAGGGCGGGTTAAACGTCAACATAGTAGGATTCGTAAATCTGCTCTGCGGCCTCGGAGCCTGCTGCTGTTCGGTTGTAACATTACTCCCTGAGGAGGAAATTATCCATTAATTCAACTATATTGTAAGAAGTCCCTATTTGTGGTAAGTTGTGTCTAAAATGATTTTTCGAGCGAACTGGATTACTTGCAAATAGCATGGTGCTTTTCTCCCGTCACTAAATACTGTTAGCAGTAGCTAATGTTACTATATGATTTGTCCGCAAGCTAGACTCCAGCTCCATAAAAACAATTTTAGGTGCCCATACTTGATACTCAATTCAACCTGCGCTTTCAGTCAGCTGATATGATCCAGCCGCTCCGTTAAATGGCTGTCTGCCGGCGCCGCCGCTCCCTGTCTGCATCGCGGCTCCTTTTTTCTAAACGCATCCTATCCGTgcggagtttgcgtgttctccccgtgtctgcgtgggattTATCCTGGTTCTCCGATTTtctccaaaaacgtgcaatttaGGTCTGTTGGCTACCCCCGATTgtcctcaatgtgtgtgtgtgtgtgtgtgtgtgtgagagagagagagagagtgcgtgcgtgcgtgcgtgcgttcatagccgtctgtctctctgaggccctgcgatgcgctggcaacgCATTCGGGATGTAACACCGCAAGCTGGGATTAGAcgccagcaactcccgtgacccgaaAAAcggtagaagatgaatgaatgaatgttttgccGTGCATGATAATCGTTCGGATGATTTtgtaacaatatatatattgataacTTAATGGAAGTACTTTCAAATGTTTGCAAACATTCAATTATCAAAATACTATTTTTCTGTTGATCATTTATGCGTAGTTATGAGCAAGGCTGTTCTCTTTAATTGACATTGTGTGGTGTCCTGTGTGAAGAGCATTTGAGTGGATTCACCGTATTGGCATTGAGTAGACTTCAGAACACTTTTTTCACCTTTAAATGATTTGTTGATGCAGGATATATTTGTCAGACAATTTACCACTGTAGGACTCTGAAAGTGTGCTTCACCTCTAAATGATATCTTAAATAGACTTATTATACGATACAAAACTATAAGTAGATATCTGTGTTGAATGAAGTGAAGTGGACTTCAACAGATCCAGTTTTCTTTAACAGATCTACCATGACTGTCAATCTTCAGAGTACAATATGTAAATTAAACTACATCAACATTTTGGTTTGACTTTGTGTTGCATTGACTGGAAAACTGAAGCTTTGCCAATATTATTTTAACAACACGGAATCAACgattcaacggaaacaagcccgcaagggcttttttgaaatgctcctcttagacaggatgtttgacgttatttgtactgtaatacatgctactgtgtgactgtacttgtactctaacattctatctaataataataaatatatattcacacCTGGTGGTTTAAcagcaggtggttgagcgggttgtcctatgatcgagaggttggcggttcgattcccggctccggcacatgtgtacactgtcgttgtgtccttgggcaagacacttcacctacgttgcctgtgtgaatgttgtgagcgagtgaatgtcggtggtggtcaggagggctgatggcgcaaattggcagcctcgatCCTGTCAGTTTAAAGCACCTTTAtgtgtccagaaaagcactatataaaaacattattattattaattctaATTAACCTTTATGTTTAAGTTTTTACCATTATTTGAccattttgaaaatgtcagTGTAATGAGTTAACAAGGAGAGGGCATTTCAGGAAATGGCATTTATTGCACATCTCTGGAAGAAGTTATAgctgataaaataaattatttggtAAACTAAATTTACATAAATTTCAGCTTTAAGTACACATTAAAGCTGTATTAACACAGCGTATATATACCCTgtgtaaatacaaatacaccctgtatgtgtgtgtgtgtatatatatatatatattatttttaggacACTTACAGCAAGGCAATGTGCTTATGTATCCATGACTATCAAATTTGTAACTGGTAGACAAGGAGCTATTTAATGACAAAGAACTAGGTGTGGATTGCATTTCCACCGAGGTGCTTTTAACTGTGGATTTTGTGCTCATCTGACACACCTCTTTATTTGTACCATCAACACTGAGGTTGAGGATACTACCTGTGGAGTAGGATGAACTAGGATGTGACTTTAAACCCCGCCTTCAGGCTTGTTTTGTTCTCTGCACTTTTTCCGTTCATATTCGCTGACACTTGCCTCCGATTGGCTGATGATTGCAGGAGAAATTCGCCAAGGTCAGAGGCAGAGAAGGAAAGAGGGCGGCTATCACTTGATGCCgctgctgtgtgtttgcgtctAAGGGACAAAAGCTTCCCAAGACACAGTTTTATGCATCATTGATTGAAACGTTTACCTTCCAGTGTAGCAGATAACCTCTGCAATTTCTCGCCAAACAGAAATTTTACTCGCTGTTGGCGCTTGGCGGCTGTAATACCATTCATCGATCCTCTACTGCTTATCCAGGGTCAGGTCGCAGAGCCAACGGTCTGAGTAAGGATT
Protein-coding regions in this window:
- the fpr1 gene encoding chemerin-like receptor 1 → MMELLTAAPFYDFGITDAISKNGSFYGDDDEYDYKDEHAELRQSLNIMSLIVYCLAFVLGVLGNGVVIWVTGFKMKKTVNTVWFLNLAVADFLFTAFLPLSVTYTAMDFHWPFGKFMCKLNSTISFLNMFASVYILVVISVDRCVSVVWPVWAQNHRSVGKASCVSLGVWMLALVLSAPYFIFRDTGPSYNNEDIINCFNNFAFSDDYETPSVNQLRQFRHQAMTVTRFLLGFVVPFTVIVSCYAVIIHRLRRNRTLASQSSRPFKIIAAVITTFFLCWAPYHVMALIELVNHMAAHASEILDHITTIGVPIATSLAFLNSCLNPLLYVFMGQDFKDKVRKSILNVLETAFQEEVSRSYTYTNSMVTSRSKDKSVSDAEV